The following are encoded together in the Glycine soja cultivar W05 chromosome 5, ASM419377v2, whole genome shotgun sequence genome:
- the LOC114412169 gene encoding zinc finger protein ZAT4-like: protein MDRHKCKLCSRSFSNGRALGGHMKAHLATLPLPPKPHSYSSSSDSEQEQEQESLNYALRENPKKSFRVADPEDRESETESRNPTRQRSKRNRKSTMPKLTPPPHPEPEPLSSVSDTSPEEDVAMCLMMLSRDTWQQHKHANAATPKRRCSSGSEIKKNVRGNHLCHKCHKSFRSSRAFGSHRNVCCPREEGQNNYNNNRSTKVFECPFCYKVFGSGQALGGHKRSHLIPSSSSTVNDSVKLKHSFIDLNLPAPAEDDDLSVVSDA from the coding sequence ATGGATAGACACAAATGCAAGCTTTGTTCAAGGTCTTTCTCCAATGGCAGAGCCCTTGGTGGCCACATGAAGGCTCACCTTGCtactctccctctccctccaaagcctcactcttaTTCCTCTTCCTCTGACtcagaacaagaacaagaacaagaatctCTTAATTATGCTTTAAGGGAGAATCCTAAGAAGAGCTTCAGGGTTGCGGATCCTGAAGACAGAGAGAGCGAAACAGAGTCTAGAAACCCCACTCGCCAACGATCCAAGCGCAACCGGAAATCCACCATGCCGAAGCTCACACCGCCACCCCACCCCGAACCCGAGCCTCTCAGCTCCGTCTCCGACACCTCCCCCGAAGAAGACGTCGCCATGTGCCTCATGATGCTCTCCCGCGACACGTGGCAGCAACACAAGCACGCCAATGCAGCTACACCTAAGAGGCGCTGCAGTAGCGGATCAGAGATCAAGAAAAATGTCCGCGGGAACCACCTCTGCCACAAATGTCACAAATCCTTTCGATCTTCTCGCGCGTTCGGAAGCCACAGAAATGTGTGTTGTCCCCGCGAGGAAGGCCAAAATAATTACAACAACAACCGTAGCACTAAGGTTTTCGAATGtccgttctgttacaaggtgttTGGCTCTGGCCAAGCGCTCGGTGGACACAAGAGATCTCACCTAATTCCTTCCTCGTCTTCAACCGTTAACGATTCTGTTAAGTTGAAACATAGCTTCATAGATCTCAACTTGCCGGCTCCGGCGGAAGACGACGACCTTAGCGTTGTTTCTGATGCGTAA